A single window of Aspergillus puulaauensis MK2 DNA, chromosome 5, nearly complete sequence DNA harbors:
- a CDS encoding putative mucin (COG:S;~EggNog:ENOG410PI1F;~InterPro:IPR013922,IPR036915;~PFAM:PF08613;~go_function: GO:0019901 - protein kinase binding [Evidence IEA];~go_process: GO:0000079 - regulation of cyclin-dependent protein serine/threonine kinase activity [Evidence IEA]) yields the protein MSLPMLSTHSYLAAPPITPTIPHDSRTDGPDAITKQRHTQNHLEVPDIPWTAPFRDGLPTPPSDMNGVAYTNLRSYGGKPEGYAVPVYNKIPSYPRMGADFVNRMTQQQQQQQQQPQQQPKTQVPSKQPSNIETDNQTKDKDSSTPSYLQVPASINNGKGNLPDFAAQMTCLFWFESSPKLRAIEERSSHGASLSPEAIPSVGFQKWVSSILSTTQVSQNVVLLALLFIYRLKKSNPAVRGKKGSEYRLMTIALMLGNKFLDDNTYTNKTWADVSRISVQEIHVMEVEFLSNLRYNLYASEKEWAQWHVKLSLFADFFNSAPLASDNNDVLPTPPILRLSPNFGAARTQLSPTSMRLPSPSTDPVHLQPWAPVNGISYGAVSQAASEIPPITSRKRRYEGSVEEQLPSKRMALPNMPLPSSSLPPATQMSVPALPPMMAPTSAPPQQSIPGPAPRLPPSNFVPNIPASLPQLSTTPSRSTMPPVYNPSTWAPQIPTSTASQPLSNGVLTPGLSLPDPSRHHSSPYGMSSATVSPAVSAYAVHTPTTHLSPSFFLANRNSPYRPVRSVNTLLIPPPSASLEHQRSIPFDHMHYQPLGKSTAERRTGLLPYLHHDAFAQGPYIPPSFHSTPHY from the exons ATGTCTCTACCGATGCTCTCGACGCATTCGTATCTCGCTGCCCCTCCAATTACCCCGACGATTCCCCACGACTCGCGGACAGACGGTCCGGACGCTATCACAAAGCAACGACACACCCAGAACCATTTGGAGGTGCCTGATATTCCTTGGACCGCCCCGTTTAGGGACGGTCTTCCCACCCCTCCGAGCGACATGAATGGCGTCGCCTACACCAACCTACGCTCTTATGGAGGGAAGCCCGAAGGCTATGCTGTTCCTGTGTACAACAAGATCCCGTCCTATCCACGGATGGGCGCTGACTTTGTCAACCGGAtgacccagcagcagcagcagcagcagcagcagcctcagcaacaaccaaAAACTCAGGTGCCCAGCAAACAACCCTCAAATATCGAGACGGACAACCAGACAAAAGACAAGGATAGTTCCACACCTTCGTACCTCCAGGTTCCTGCCTCAATCAACAACGGGAAGGGAAATCTGCCGGATTTTGCTGCTCAG ATGACTTGCCTGTTTTGGTTTGAGAGCTCGCCGAAGTTGAGGGCGATTGAGGAACGCTCCAGTCATGGGGCCTCGCTTTCGCCTGAAGCGATTCCTTCAGTTGGGTTCCAGAAGTGGGTGTCGAGCATACTCTCGACGACACAAGTGAGCCAGAACGTCGTTTTGCTGGCGCTTCTCTTCATCTACCGGCTGAAAAAGTCAAACCCTGCAGTGCGTGGGAAAAAGGGCAGCGAATACCGACTGATGACGATCGCTCTCATGTTGGGGAACAAAT TCCTCGACGACAACACCTACACGAACAAGACCTGGGCGGATGTGTCTAGAATATCGGTTCAAGAGATTCATGTAATGGAGGTGGAATTTTTAAGCAACCTTCGATACAACCTTTATGCATCCGAGAAGGAATGGGCACAGTGGCACGTCAAACTCAGCCTATTTGCCGACTTCTTCAATAGCGCACCCCTCGCTTCGGACAATAACGATGTACTCCCAACACCCCCAATCCTTCGTCTCTCGCCGAATTTCGGCGCAGCACGGACTCAGCTGTCACCAACTTCCATGAGGCTGCCATCGCCCTCCACCGACCCCGTACACTTGCAGCCATGGGCTCCTGTGAATGGGATTTCGTATGGTGCCGTTTCTCAAGCCGCGAGCGAAATCCCCCCGATTACCTCTCGCAAGCGGCGCTACGAGGGGTCAGTTGAAGAGCAGCTTCCGTCCAAGAGAATGGCCTTGCCGAATATGCCGCTTCCGTCTTCAAGCCTGCCACCTGCGACTCAGATGAGCGTCCCGGCTTTGCCGCCAATGATGGCACCAACCTCGGCACCGCCACAACAGAGCATTCCCGGGCCTGCTCCACGGTTGCCTCCCAGCAACTTTGTTCCGAACATCCCGGCCTCCCTACCTCAGCTATCCACCACACCTAGTCGCTCTACCATGCCTCCGGTCTATAACCCTAGTACCTGGGCACCGCAGATTCCGACATCTACGGCCTCTCAACCTCTTTCGAATGGTGTGCTGACCCCGGGACTATCGCTACCTGATCCGTCAAGGCACCATAGTAGCCCGTACGGCATGTCGTCGGCTACGGTTTCACCCGCCGTATCTGCATACGCTGTCCACACTCCAACCACCCACCTCTCTCCATCGTTCTTTCTGGCGAACAGGAACTCCCCATACCGTCCGGTGCGAAGCGTCAATACGCTGCTGATTCCTCCACCCTCAGCTTCTCTCGAGCACCAGCGCAGCATTCCTTTCGACCATATGCATTACCAGCCGTTAGGAAAGTCGACTGCTGAGCGCAGGACGGGGTTGTTGCCTTACCTCCACCACGATGCATTCGCCCAAGGACCGTACATCCCACCCAGCTTCCATTCTACTCCACACTACTGA
- a CDS encoding MDR family MFS transporter (COG:G;~EggNog:ENOG410PUJ7;~InterPro:IPR020846,IPR011701,IPR036259;~PFAM:PF07690,PF06609;~TransMembrane:13 (i31-57o69-86i98-118o124-148i160-181o187-207i227-248o260-279i299-319o339-359i366-384o396-416i511-531o);~go_function: GO:0022857 - transmembrane transporter activity [Evidence IEA];~go_process: GO:0055085 - transmembrane transport [Evidence IEA]): MNPETKADGEAPSSDITPDAMDAQCLTGPKLYSVLSGLMIATLLISLDASIIATAIPAITSQFNTATDIGWYGAAYPLAMCALQPLSGKLSTIFCIRWTYLVFFGVFLLGSLLCGAANSSTMFIVGRAVAGIGGAGVVSGGLSVIALVTPTAQRPLFSGLILSLYVVGTVIAPIIGGAFTTRVSWRWCFYINLPTGAVTVATLLFFFHPPQNNKAAAQEKTILQRILQLDLIGCVLFVSSIVMFFLALQWGGGEYDWDSATIIGLFVGFVVSMLLFIGWQIRKGEAALIPLTLLNDRSVVLSILFGFLFMGAFIAPVYYLPEWFQIVNGASPMRSGVMLLPSVCAQVFGAIASGVAAKYVRYYNPWFFIGSGMQCIASGLYTTFKPFSTSPGKWIGFQILQGLGCGLAAQMALLTVQNALKASPSMIPVGISTIMFAQYFGSSVMQTAGAAIFHNKLVTALESGAGAGLNGTGVAMLLEAGNLKVKQTAHEAFPGRVDSIITAYNDAITTVFYLAVAASAMAFVLAAGIRWDNISQPGSSGITEKHSASNQPEP, encoded by the exons ATGAACCCAGAAACGAAGGCTGACGGTGAAGCTCCTTCTTCCGACATCACACCAGATGCCATGGATGCACAATGCCTGACCGGTCCAAAACTTTACAGCGTTCTTTCTGGCCTCATGATTGCAACGCTTCTTATCTCCCTGGATGCCTCCATTATTGCGACT GCCATCCCCGCCATCACCAGCCAGTTCAATACAGCAACAGACATAGGATGGTACGGCGCGGCCTACCCACTGGCCATGTGCGCCCTGCAGCCTCTGAGCGGCAAGCTCTCAACAATATTCTGCATACGGTGGACGtacctcgtcttcttcggcgtcttCCTTCTCGGCTCCCTCCTCTGCGGCGCAGCAAACAGTTCCACAATGTTTATTGTCGGCCGGGCAGTAGCGGGCATTGGAGGCGCAGGTGTTGTCTCTGGTGGTCTCTCTGTCATCGCACTGGTCACGCCAACAGCTCAGCGTCCGCTGTTTTCCGGACTGATCCTGTCGCTCTATGTTGTTGGGACGGTGATTGCGCCCATCATCGGGGGTGCCTTCACGACTCGGGTCTCTTGGAGATGGTGCTTCTATATCAATCTCCCGACTGGAGCAGTTACAGTTGCGACGTTGCTGTTTTTCTTTCACCCCCCACAGAACAACAAAGCCGCAGCCCAGGAGAAGACGATACTCCAGAGAATCTTGCAGCTGGACTTGATCGGCTGTGTGCTGTTCGTCTCATCGATAGTCATGTTCTTCCTAGCTCTGCAatggggagggggagaaTATGACTGGGATTCAGCGACTAtcatcggcctcttcgtTGGGTTCGTTGTATCGATGCTGCTGTTTATCGGGTGGCAGATACGCAAAGGCGAAGCAGCATTGATTCCTTTAACCCTCCTTAACGATCGCTCTGTGGTGCTGAGCATTCTCTTCGGATTCTTGTTCATGGGCGCCTTTATCGCCCCTGTTTACTACCTCCCGGAGTGGTTCCAAATCGTCAACGGTGCGAGCCCTATGCGAAGCGGAGTCATGCTCCTCCCGTCAGTTTGTGCACAGGTCTTTGGAGCTATTGCCTCTGGTGTAGCTG CTAAATACGTACGATACTACAACCCCTGGTTCTTCATCGGCTCAGGTATGCAGTGTATTGCCTCGGGCTTATATACAACCTTCAAGCCcttctcaacatcaccagGCAAGTGGATAGGGTTCCAGATCCTACAGGGTCTCGGATGTGGACTCGCAGCGCAAATGGCCCTTCTTACAGTCCAGAATGCGCTCAAAGCCAGTCCCAGCATGATCCCAGTTGGTATTTCCACCATCATGTTTGCGCAGTACTTTGGAAGTTCCGTAATGCAGACTGCGGGTGCTGCCATATTTCACAATAAACTAGTTACCGCCCTTGaatctggcgctggcgccggCTTGAACGGCACCGGTGTCGCGATGCTGCTGGAGGCTGGGAATCTCAAGGTGAAACAGACGGCCCATGAAGCTTTTCCTGGCCGTGTTGATTCTATAATCACTGCGTATAATGATGCTATCACCACTGTCTTT TATCTTGCCGTGGCTGCGAGTGCAATGGCGTTTGTCTTAGCTGCTGGTATCAGGTGGGACAATATCAGCCAGCCCGGCTCCAGTGGGATAACTGAAAAGCACTCTGCAAGTAACCAGCCAGAGCCTTGA